One genomic window of Vulpes vulpes isolate BD-2025 chromosome 11, VulVul3, whole genome shotgun sequence includes the following:
- the JRKL gene encoding jerky protein homolog-like → MSGKRKRVVLTIKDKLDIIKKLEDGGSSKQLAVIYGIGETTVRDIRKNKEKIITYASSSDSTSLLAKRKSMKPSMYEELDKAMLEWFNQQRAKGNPVSGPICAKRAEFFFYALGMDGDFNPSAGWLTRFKQRHSIREINIRNERLNGDETAVEDFCNNFRDFIERENLQPEQIYNADETGLFWKCLPSRTSAIKGKYSVSGHKAVEERVTIMCCANATGLHKLKLCVVGKAKKPRSFKSTDTSNLPVSYFSQKGAWMDLSIFRQWFDKIFVPQVREYLRSKGLQEKAVLLLDNSPTHPNENVLRSDDGQIFAKYLPPNVASLIQPSDQGVVATMKRNYRAGLLQNNLEEGNDLKSFWKKLTLLDALYEIAMAWNLVKPVTISRAWKKILPTIEEKEGLDFDEEDISMATVSTILQHTKGLENVTTENIEKWLEVDSTEPGYEVLTDSEIIRRAQGQTDESSENEEEEIELIPEKHINHAAALQWTENLLDYLEQQGDMILPDKLVIRKLRATIRNKQKMTTSSQ, encoded by the coding sequence ATGTCGGGGAAGCGCAAGCGGGTGGTCCTGACCATTAAAGATAAGCTGGATATAATAAAGAAACTCGAAGACGGAGGTTCCTCCAAGCAGCTGGCCGTGATTTATGGAATTGGTGAGACTACAGTTCGGgatataaggaaaaataaggaaaagattaTCACTTACGCAAGCAGTTCTGATTCCACGAGTCTTCTGGCCAAGAGGAAATCGATGAAGCCGTCCATGTACGAGGAACTGGACAAGGCAATGCTAGAATGGTTCAACCAGCAGAGGGCAAAAGGGAATCCTGTATCGGGTCCGATTTGTGCAAAAAGGGCAGAGTTCTTTTTCTATGCTCTGGGAATGGATGGTGATTTCAACCCCTCTGCTGGCTGGTTAACTCGTTTTAAGCAGCGGCACAGCATTAGGGAGATTaacattagaaatgaaagatTGAATGGCGATGAGACTGCTGTGGAGGATTTTTGCAACAACTTCCGAGACTTCATCGAACGAGAGAATTTACAGCCTGAACAGATCTACAATGCAGACGAAACTGGACTCTTCTGGAAATGCCTGCCTTCCAGGACTTCTGCGATCAAAGGTAAATACAGTGTCTCTGGGCACAAGGCAGTTGAAGAAAGAGTCACTATCATGTGTTGTGCCAATGCAACAGGTTTAcacaaactgaaactctgtgttGTGGGGAAAGCAAAGAAACCTCGCTCCTTCAAGTCGACGGACACCTCAAACCTGCCAGTCTCTTATTTTAGCCAAAAAGGTGCATGGATGGATCTTTCCATTTTCCGACAGTGGTTTGATAAGATCTTTGTGCCACAGGTTCGGGAGTACTTAAGGTCTAAAGGCCTGCAGGAAAAGGCTGTGCTCTTGTTGGATAATTCACCAACACATCCAAATGAAAACGTCCTAAGGTCAGATGATGgtcaaatatttgctaaatatttacCGCCTAACGTGGCTTCATTGATCCAGCCCTCGGATCAAGGGGTCGTGGCGACAATGAAGAGAAATTATCGTGCAGGTCTTCTTCAGAACAACTTGGAAGAAGGTAATGACCTGAAATCATTCTGGAAGAAGCTAACTCTGCTAGATGCACTTTATGAAATAGCAATGGCATGGAATTTAGTAAAGCCAGTTACCATTAGCAGAGCATGGAAGAAGATTCTACCTACCATAGAGGAAAAAGAAGGCTTGGACTTTGATGAAGAAGATATTTCCATGGCTACTGTGTCCACCATTTTACAACATACCAAAGGACTGGAAAATGTGACTACTGAGAACATTGAAAAGTGGCTTGAAGTGGACAGTACTGAACCAGGCTATGAAGTGCTAACTGACAGCGAAATCATCAGAAGAGCACAAGGCCAGACAGACGAATCTAGTgaaaatgaggaggaggaaataGAACTGATTCCAGAGAAACATATTAATCATGCAGCTGCTCTCCAATGGACTGAAAATTTATTGGATTATCTAGAACAACAAGGTGATATGATCCTGCCTGATAAACTGGTGATTCGTAAACTTCGAGCCACCAtcagaaataaacagaagatGACAACCTCAAGTCAATAA